From a region of the Pseudomonadaceae bacterium SI-3 genome:
- a CDS encoding flavohemoglobin expression-modulating QEGLA motif protein, with protein MNTRNNLDEYQLTVRGLSDRIVEAQTPVRVLDAVKWDDNVRQGFFAAGGRELPKVDRAYYEGRPLGFDSSAKKEEFQNIERDITRQLGQFNPVGQIMRRMCKEYRMVIRMLEARGTADFGLISQELYGAASDAFHAGDPTLADLGLMLSDYLNNIADRGDLKDEAKILTAPQAVDMLQRRLDLVFGEGEGVIRVFESDGILADAAAGADYIKIRSDAMFNERDVRALEVHEGLVHVGTTLNGQNQPICTFLAKGPPSSTVTQEGLAILMEVIAFASYPTRLRKLTNRTRAIHMAEEGADFLDVFGFFREQGYSEEDSYGNASRVFRGSTPDGLPFTKDLSYLKGFIMIYNYIQLAVRKGKLEQIPLLFCGKTTLEDMRTLRQLVEEGMVVPPKYLPQQFQDLNALSAWMCFSNFLNHLSLDRIEADYANII; from the coding sequence ATGAATACCCGCAACAACCTGGATGAATACCAACTCACGGTGCGCGGCCTGTCCGATCGCATCGTCGAGGCGCAAACCCCGGTGCGGGTGCTCGATGCGGTGAAGTGGGACGACAACGTCCGCCAGGGCTTTTTCGCCGCCGGCGGCCGTGAGCTGCCCAAGGTCGACCGCGCCTACTACGAGGGCCGTCCGCTGGGCTTCGATTCCAGCGCCAAGAAGGAAGAGTTCCAGAACATCGAGCGCGACATCACCCGTCAGCTGGGGCAATTCAACCCGGTCGGGCAGATCATGCGACGCATGTGCAAGGAATACCGCATGGTGATCCGCATGCTCGAGGCCCGCGGCACCGCCGATTTCGGCCTGATTTCCCAAGAGCTTTATGGTGCCGCTTCGGACGCCTTCCATGCCGGTGATCCGACGCTCGCCGACCTCGGGCTGATGCTTTCTGATTACCTGAACAATATCGCCGACCGCGGCGATCTGAAAGACGAAGCCAAGATCCTGACCGCACCGCAGGCGGTGGATATGCTCCAGCGCCGGCTGGACTTGGTGTTCGGTGAAGGCGAGGGCGTGATCCGGGTGTTCGAGTCCGACGGCATCCTCGCCGACGCCGCGGCCGGTGCCGACTACATCAAGATCCGCAGCGATGCCATGTTCAACGAGCGCGATGTGCGCGCGCTGGAAGTTCACGAAGGGTTGGTGCATGTCGGCACCACGCTCAACGGGCAGAACCAGCCGATCTGCACCTTCCTCGCCAAAGGTCCGCCATCGTCGACGGTGACCCAGGAAGGCCTCGCAATCCTGATGGAAGTCATCGCCTTTGCGTCTTACCCGACCCGCCTGCGCAAGCTCACCAACCGCACCCGCGCCATCCACATGGCCGAAGAGGGCGCGGATTTTCTGGATGTGTTCGGCTTCTTCCGTGAGCAGGGTTATTCGGAGGAAGACAGCTACGGCAATGCCAGCCGCGTCTTCCGCGGTTCGACACCCGATGGCTTGCCCTTCACCAAAGACCTGTCCTATCTCAAGGGCTTCATCATGATCTACAACTACATTCAGCTGGCGGTGCGCAAGGGCAAGCTGGAGCAGATTCCGCTGCTGTTCTGTGGCAAGACCACGCTGGAAGACATGCGCACCCTGCGCCAGTTGGTCGAGGAGGGCATGGTGGTGCCGCCCAAGTACCTGCCACAACAATTCCAGGACCTGAACGCACTGTCGGCCTGGATGTGTTTTTCCAACTTCCTCAATCACCTGAGCCTGGATCGGATCGAAGCGGATTACGCCAATATCATCTGA
- a CDS encoding PaaI family thioesterase, translating to MKGQETELPVDDSRTNHLPISGGSDLPGFHQVLGYRQVSWTEDEAVIELDVQACHLNMAGVLHGGVITALLDVVLAEAGTYCPYPGRVRKAITLVLNTTFTGQCSGGVIRAIGRRRAGGTRVFNSSGEVRDADDRLLAIGEATFRLRSGSEQAQGVPMDFLAPNNKKEDGNV from the coding sequence ATGAAAGGGCAGGAGACGGAGCTGCCGGTTGACGACAGCCGGACGAATCATTTGCCGATCAGCGGAGGCAGCGACCTGCCTGGCTTTCACCAGGTGCTTGGCTATCGTCAGGTGTCCTGGACTGAAGACGAAGCCGTGATCGAGCTCGATGTGCAGGCCTGCCACCTGAATATGGCCGGCGTGCTTCATGGCGGCGTGATAACTGCGCTGCTGGATGTGGTGCTCGCGGAAGCTGGCACCTATTGCCCTTATCCGGGGCGCGTTCGCAAGGCCATCACCCTGGTGCTCAACACGACTTTTACCGGTCAATGCTCGGGCGGCGTGATACGCGCCATTGGTCGGCGACGTGCCGGTGGGACTCGCGTTTTCAACAGCTCTGGTGAGGTGCGCGACGCAGATGATCGCCTGCTGGCGATTGGTGAGGCGACCTTCCGACTGCGCTCCGGCAGCGAGCAGGCGCAAGGCGTGCCGATGGATTTCCTCGCACCTAACAACAAGAAGGAAGATGGCAATGTATGA
- a CDS encoding ABC transporter substrate-binding protein, giving the protein MRLIHAYINSITRLNEFIGRWVAYLIFLIFMLLLLEVFMRYLFSSPTSWTNELGQMLFGAYVVLSGGYVMAHRDHVNVDLLYASFGPRTRAWVDIFTSSMFFLFMAALLYFGSSMAWESVQGMETSYSAWNPPVWPIKAMIPLGTLLLLLQGIAKLLQDILIALGHESPSDTSHAGDAQ; this is encoded by the coding sequence ATGCGCCTGATTCATGCCTACATCAACAGCATCACCCGGCTCAACGAATTCATTGGCCGCTGGGTGGCCTATCTGATCTTCCTGATTTTCATGCTGCTGCTGCTCGAAGTCTTCATGCGCTATCTGTTCTCGAGCCCGACCTCCTGGACCAACGAACTCGGACAGATGCTGTTCGGGGCCTATGTCGTGCTTTCTGGTGGCTATGTCATGGCGCACCGGGACCACGTCAATGTGGATTTGCTCTACGCCTCCTTCGGTCCGCGCACACGCGCTTGGGTCGATATCTTCACCTCAAGCATGTTTTTCCTGTTCATGGCTGCACTGCTGTATTTCGGCAGCTCCATGGCCTGGGAGTCGGTTCAAGGCATGGAAACCTCCTACTCCGCCTGGAATCCGCCGGTCTGGCCGATCAAGGCGATGATCCCACTGGGCACCTTGCTGTTGTTGCTGCAGGGGATCGCCAAGCTGCTGCAGGACATCCTTATTGCGCTAGGACATGAATCACCCAGCGACACCAGTCACGCGGGGGATGCGCAATGA
- a CDS encoding acyl-CoA dehydrogenase — translation MYELTGKALELQQQLTAFMDEHIYPNEHVFHEQVATANNRWAPPPILETLKAKARAQGLWNLFLPESEHGAGLTNFEYAHLCEIMGRSHVAAEVFNCSAPDTGNMEVLARYGTPEQQEQWLKPLLNGEIRSCFSMTEPEVASSDATNIACEIRREGDEYVINGQKWWSSGAMTTTCKIAIVMGKTDPSGERHRQQSMILVPLDTPGVEIVRALHVFGYDHAPHGHAEIHYNNVRVPASNMLLGEGRGFEIAQGRLGPGRIHHCMRTIGVAERALQAMCERVHSRVAFGKPLADFDSIRKDIARSRIEIEQTRLLTLKAARMMDTVGNKVARQEIAMIKAAAPSMALRVLDRAIQVHGAKGVSQDSFLAAAWAHQRTLRLADGPDEVHLDTIAKLELKNYASKR, via the coding sequence ATGTATGAACTGACCGGCAAGGCGCTGGAACTCCAGCAGCAACTCACGGCGTTCATGGATGAACATATCTACCCGAACGAACATGTCTTTCACGAGCAGGTTGCCACCGCCAACAATCGCTGGGCACCGCCGCCTATCCTCGAAACACTCAAGGCTAAAGCCCGAGCGCAGGGACTGTGGAATCTGTTCCTTCCGGAAAGCGAACACGGCGCCGGGCTGACCAATTTCGAGTATGCCCACCTCTGCGAGATCATGGGCCGCTCGCATGTCGCCGCCGAAGTCTTCAACTGCTCCGCACCGGATACCGGGAACATGGAAGTGCTGGCGCGCTACGGCACGCCAGAGCAGCAGGAACAGTGGCTCAAGCCGCTGCTCAACGGCGAGATTCGCTCCTGCTTCTCCATGACCGAACCCGAGGTTGCGTCATCCGACGCGACCAACATCGCCTGTGAGATCCGCCGTGAAGGCGACGAATATGTGATCAACGGGCAGAAGTGGTGGTCGTCAGGCGCAATGACCACCACCTGCAAGATCGCCATCGTCATGGGCAAGACCGATCCCTCGGGCGAGCGGCATCGGCAACAGTCGATGATCCTCGTGCCGCTGGATACGCCTGGCGTCGAGATCGTCCGTGCGCTCCACGTGTTTGGTTACGACCACGCGCCTCATGGCCATGCCGAAATCCACTACAACAATGTCCGGGTGCCTGCCAGCAACATGCTGCTCGGCGAAGGCCGCGGCTTCGAAATTGCCCAAGGGCGACTCGGCCCAGGGCGCATCCACCATTGCATGCGCACCATCGGCGTAGCCGAGCGGGCGTTGCAAGCCATGTGCGAGCGGGTGCATTCGCGCGTCGCGTTTGGTAAGCCGCTGGCTGACTTCGACTCGATCCGCAAGGACATCGCACGTTCGCGCATCGAAATCGAACAGACCCGCCTGCTGACGCTGAAAGCGGCACGCATGATGGACACCGTCGGCAACAAGGTAGCACGTCAGGAGATCGCGATGATCAAGGCCGCCGCACCGAGCATGGCGCTGCGGGTGCTGGACCGCGCGATTCAAGTCCATGGCGCCAAGGGTGTCAGCCAGGACAGTTTTCTGGCAGCGGCCTGGGCACACCAGCGGACCCTGCGTCTGGCCGACGGCCCGGACGAGGTACACCTGGACACCATCGCCAAGCTGGAACTGAAGAACTACGCCAGCAAGCGCTGA
- a CDS encoding twin-arginine translocation pathway signal protein, producing MKSMLKKLLVPAGLVALAVSAMAPQMAAAQDVTKWRVQSHWPSASSSYQDSLVRLKNEIERRTDGRLELQLFESGALFKPQETFNAVSRGIVQMGTISPGYAQDKMTLAGIASGLPFAFQNVWEAAYFHKQMGFEDMLREEAAQHGVYWSTDKVYPTEMVVKKPINSWEDFTKLKIRSSGALQKFLDEAGASTTYLPGGELYPALDTGVVDGAHWGAVQGAASMSFYEVAKNHVRPALNIAGTDVIIISQKALDKLSERDQEIVKQILDEQFWYRTNEYLYQEQIALQKAIKEQGVTVNVLPEDVQARLREVAKKTWEEEGKRSDKSAEALQKLKTFLSDLGYQ from the coding sequence ATGAAATCCATGCTCAAAAAGCTACTCGTTCCCGCCGGTCTGGTAGCACTGGCGGTTTCCGCCATGGCTCCGCAGATGGCGGCCGCACAAGACGTCACCAAATGGCGCGTGCAATCGCATTGGCCGAGTGCCAGCAGTTCCTATCAAGACAGCCTCGTCAGACTCAAAAACGAAATCGAGCGGCGCACCGATGGTCGTCTGGAGTTGCAACTGTTCGAGTCCGGCGCGCTGTTCAAGCCGCAGGAAACCTTCAATGCCGTCAGCCGCGGTATCGTCCAGATGGGCACCATCTCCCCCGGTTACGCACAGGACAAGATGACGCTCGCCGGTATCGCCTCCGGCCTGCCCTTCGCTTTCCAGAATGTCTGGGAGGCTGCGTACTTCCATAAGCAGATGGGCTTCGAGGACATGCTTCGTGAAGAAGCCGCGCAACACGGCGTGTACTGGTCGACCGACAAGGTCTACCCAACTGAAATGGTGGTGAAGAAGCCGATCAACAGCTGGGAGGATTTCACCAAGCTAAAGATTCGTTCATCCGGTGCGCTGCAGAAGTTTCTCGACGAGGCTGGCGCTTCGACCACCTATCTGCCTGGCGGCGAACTGTACCCGGCGCTCGATACCGGCGTGGTTGACGGTGCCCATTGGGGTGCCGTGCAAGGTGCCGCCAGCATGAGCTTCTACGAAGTGGCGAAGAATCACGTGCGGCCAGCACTGAACATCGCCGGCACCGATGTGATCATCATCAGCCAGAAAGCCCTGGACAAGCTCTCCGAGCGCGACCAGGAGATCGTCAAACAGATCCTCGATGAGCAGTTCTGGTATCGCACCAACGAGTACCTGTATCAGGAACAGATCGCCTTGCAGAAAGCCATTAAGGAACAGGGCGTAACGGTCAACGTATTGCCGGAAGACGTTCAGGCTCGGCTCCGCGAAGTGGCGAAGAAGACCTGGGAAGAAGAAGGCAAACGCAGTGACAAGTCGGCCGAAGCCCTGCAAAAGCTCAAGACTTTCCTCAGTGACCTCGGCTACCAGTAA
- a CDS encoding TRAP transporter permease DctM, translated as MSIEITTLLFFLTLVFFLVLGLPLAFVLGGVSVLFLYFTWGVDAFYMVASQMWGTMESFTLVAIPLFVFMAMLLERTGVARDLYRMMHLWCGGMRGGLAIGTLGICAVFGAMVGISGAAVVAMGTIALPAMLERGYDKRMVLGCINTGGGWGILIPPSIMMILYAMISGQSVGKMFAAGVLPGLLLVALTVTYVLVRSFLQPHLAPALPKEERGSWGDKLRAIRAVLLPIGIVVMVLGSIIGGLTTPTEAAAMGVFGALISAAVYRKLNWPVLQEAAIRTFKLTGMIAWILFAAHAFSSAYQGMGAQSLIEGLMMDLPGGRWAIIIVMMAIVFVMGMLLDPVGIMLITLPVFLPIVASLGFDPIWFGVLFVINMEIGYMTPPFGFNLFYLKGIVPPGITMKDIYWSVIPFVIVNIIGMGIIMLFPEIATYLPNTLF; from the coding sequence ATGAGCATTGAAATCACCACGCTGCTGTTCTTCCTGACGCTGGTCTTCTTTCTGGTACTCGGCTTGCCGCTGGCCTTTGTGTTGGGCGGTGTCTCGGTGCTGTTCCTTTACTTCACCTGGGGCGTTGACGCCTTCTATATGGTCGCCTCGCAGATGTGGGGCACCATGGAAAGCTTCACGCTGGTGGCCATTCCGCTCTTCGTATTCATGGCCATGCTGCTCGAACGAACCGGCGTAGCACGCGACCTCTATCGCATGATGCACCTTTGGTGCGGCGGCATGCGTGGCGGGCTGGCAATCGGCACGCTGGGGATCTGTGCGGTGTTCGGCGCCATGGTCGGTATCAGCGGCGCGGCGGTCGTGGCGATGGGCACCATTGCCTTGCCTGCGATGCTCGAACGCGGCTACGACAAACGAATGGTGCTCGGCTGCATCAACACCGGCGGCGGCTGGGGCATCCTGATTCCACCAAGCATCATGATGATCCTTTACGCGATGATCAGCGGCCAGTCGGTCGGCAAGATGTTCGCGGCAGGCGTCTTGCCGGGTCTGCTACTGGTCGCGCTGACCGTTACCTACGTGCTGGTGCGCTCGTTCCTGCAGCCCCATCTGGCACCCGCACTGCCTAAGGAAGAGCGAGGCAGTTGGGGCGACAAGCTGCGCGCGATACGTGCAGTGCTGCTGCCCATCGGCATCGTTGTCATGGTGCTCGGCTCGATCATTGGCGGCTTGACGACCCCGACCGAGGCAGCCGCAATGGGTGTATTCGGCGCGCTGATCTCCGCTGCCGTCTACCGCAAGCTGAACTGGCCTGTGCTGCAGGAAGCCGCCATCCGCACGTTCAAACTGACCGGCATGATCGCCTGGATCCTGTTCGCCGCCCACGCGTTCAGCTCGGCGTATCAGGGTATGGGCGCGCAGTCGCTGATCGAAGGGCTGATGATGGATCTGCCTGGGGGCCGCTGGGCCATCATCATCGTCATGATGGCGATCGTCTTTGTCATGGGCATGCTGCTCGACCCCGTCGGCATCATGCTGATCACGCTGCCGGTATTCCTGCCAATCGTCGCTTCACTCGGCTTCGATCCGATCTGGTTCGGCGTGCTGTTCGTGATCAACATGGAAATCGGCTACATGACGCCACCGTTCGGGTTCAACCTGTTCTACCTGAAAGGCATCGTGCCGCCCGGCATCACCATGAAAGACATCTACTGGTCGGTCATACCCTTCGTGATCGTCAACATCATTGGCATGGGCATCATCATGCTATTCCCGGAGATCGCAACCTACCTGCCGAATACGCTGTTCTGA
- a CDS encoding short-chain dehydrogenase has translation MTNPLFDLSGKVALITGSTRGIGRSIAEEMARCGARVVISSRKADACEAVAAELNAAGYEAIAVPCHVGRKEDLQRLVDTTLQAWGRIDVLVCNAATNPVYGPTSELTDDAWDKIMDTNVKGTFWLSNMVLSQMAERGEGAVIMLSSIAGLRGNTVIGTYGVSKAAEAALARNLAAEWGPKGIRVNAIAPGLVRTDFAKALLDDPERVRRAAEKTPLRRIGEPVDIAGLAVFLAAPASAYITGQVIVADGGETAC, from the coding sequence ATGACCAACCCATTATTCGACCTGTCCGGAAAGGTGGCGCTGATCACTGGTTCGACTCGCGGTATCGGTCGCTCCATCGCCGAAGAAATGGCCCGTTGCGGCGCGCGCGTGGTGATTTCCAGTCGTAAGGCTGACGCCTGCGAAGCGGTGGCTGCCGAGCTGAACGCGGCTGGCTACGAGGCCATCGCCGTGCCGTGCCATGTGGGTCGCAAGGAAGACCTGCAGCGGCTGGTCGACACCACACTGCAGGCTTGGGGACGCATCGACGTGCTGGTCTGCAATGCCGCCACCAATCCGGTTTATGGCCCGACCAGCGAGCTGACCGACGACGCCTGGGACAAGATCATGGACACCAACGTCAAGGGCACCTTCTGGCTCTCGAACATGGTGTTGTCACAGATGGCCGAGCGAGGGGAGGGGGCGGTGATCATGCTCTCGAGCATCGCCGGGCTGCGCGGCAATACGGTGATCGGCACCTACGGCGTATCCAAGGCCGCCGAGGCGGCGCTGGCGCGCAATCTGGCGGCGGAGTGGGGGCCCAAAGGCATCCGCGTCAACGCCATCGCCCCGGGACTTGTACGTACCGATTTCGCCAAGGCGTTGCTCGATGATCCGGAGCGAGTCCGCCGTGCTGCCGAGAAAACGCCGCTGCGTCGTATCGGCGAACCGGTGGACATCGCCGGGCTGGCAGTCTTTCTCGCGGCGCCCGCCAGTGCCTACATTACCGGGCAGGTGATCGTCGCGGATGGCGGCGAAACCGCATGCTGA